tttcctttcctttcctttcctttcctttcctttccttctcgttttccttttccattttccttcttcctttttccattttccattttccattttccttcccttttcccttccctttagtttcctttctttttccctcccctttttgcttttccctctcctttttcccttaTATTCCCCTtcctttactttcctttttcgtttccctttccctttcctttcccctttccctccccagcccacctCCGCCCGTTCCTCACCTCCTGCCCGGTTCCCCCCGGCCCGGTCCCGGCAGGGGGCGCCTCTTgcccggcggggccggcgggcggcggggaggcggtGGCAGCTCCGGGCcgggcagggaaggagaggacaaggaaggggaaggggaagaggaatcCCCCAAGTCGCTGCTGCTCCGCGGCGGAGCTGGGGGGAAAACACCGTGCCCCGAGGTGCCTGGGGGGAGAGCCGGGCGTTGTAGCGACATCCAGGGGGGCGCCGCGCTCCGGGCATCCCGGTCTCGGTGCCTGGGGCTCGGGCAGCCCGCACGGCtcagcccggcccggctcggcccggaGCTGCCCCCGGGTTTTGGGGTGCGGGGATGAAGAggggcggccgggcggcggggTCGCTTTGGTGGCAGGAGCGGGGCGTCCCTCGGCTCCCTTCGCTCCCGTGGTGCTTCAGCGGAGCCGGTGTCCCTTTGTGCTAATAGCCCCGTCCTCATTTGCTGCCTAATTGGCCTATATAAAGCCAATAACGGGCGGGCGCTCGGAGCCTCCAGCCGCAGCAGCACGTCGcaggggggccggggccgcggcggctgcaggcaaggcaaggcagggGCTGAGCGGAGCCTTCTCCTCCCGGCTGCCTCCCCGCCTAATCCCATTTGCCATCGTGCGTGCCCAATCGCCGTGTGCTCCCCGCGTTTAACTTGGATGACATTTTGATTTCATCATTAGCATCCGGCGCCAGGTTGACGCAGCagcgagcggcggcggcggcggcagcgacGACCCCCGGCTCTCTCCGCCTGcccgcagcagccccccggtgcctggggctgccagggtccccccggccccccgccctGCCGCCCCCCCATGCGAGGggcccccggccggccccgccgccccgctcccccgccgcgccgcctcGCCTCTCCCCCGCTCCGCCGGGAGCCGCCTCGGGCGGGCAGGAACCGGGCGGGCACCGGAGGATGCCGGAGACCGGGCAGGAGCCGCCcagcgccccgccgccccccaaGGAGTCGTTCTACATCAAGAACCTGCTCAACGGAGACCCCCCAAAGGCGGCCCCCAAGCAACCTCGTCCGCTGTTCGCCCCGTCGGGCAAAGGGGCGGCGGACGGAGCCGGCTTCGCCCTGTCGCAGGTGGGCGACCTCGCCTTCCCCCGCTTCGACATCCCGGCGCCGCGCTTCGCCCTGAGCGCCCACTGCCTGGAGCGCGCCCAGACCTGGTGGTACCCCTACGCCCTGACCCCGGCCGGAGCCCACCTGCCCCGCACCGAAGGTAGCGCTCCCCGCCTCCCCgacggggcggccgcggggatGGGAACGGGAACGGGGAGCGGGGACCGGGCTGGGGATAGGGACGGGGATAGGGGACGGGATGGAGACGGGGAGCCCGCGGTTGGGGTCGCGCATCCCGGCCCGGGGTCCCCCCGCCGTCCCCCGACggggcgccggggccgggcggtgAAGGTTTCTCTTTGTgtccctctctcccccctgcCCGCTCGCCCCCCGGTCCAGCCGCCGAGAAATCCCTCCTGAGGGACTCGTCCCCAGCCTCGGGCACCGACAGGGACTCCCCGGAGCCTCTGCTCAAGGCGGACGTGGAGCACAAGGAGCTGGACTCCAAGAGCCCCGACGAGATCGTGCTGGAGGAGAGCGACTCGGAGGAGGCCAAGAAGGAGCCGGGCGCGGAGGACTGGAAGAAACGGGAGGAGAGCCCAGAGAAGAAACCGTGCCGCAAGAAGAAAACCCGCACCGTGTTCAGCCGCAGCCAGGTCTTCCAGCTGGAGTCCACCTTCGACATGAAGCGTTACCTGAGCAGCTCGGAGCGGGCCGGCCTGGCTGCCTCGCTGCACCTCACAGAGACCCAGGTGAAGATCTGGTTCCAGAACCGCCGCAACAAGTGGAAGAGGCAGCTGGCGGCCGAGCTGGAGGCTGCCAACCTGAGCCACGCCGCGGCGCAGCGCATCGTCCGCGTTCCCATCCTCTACCACGAGAACTCGGGAGCCGAGGGCGGCTCGGCCGCCGCCAGCGCCCCCggcacccagcccctgctcacTTTCCCCCACCCCGTCTATTATTCCCACCCCGTGGTCACCTCCGTGCCCCTCCTGAGGCCCGTCTGAGCCCGCCGTGTTCCCCCCAaccccggcccccggcccccgcgtAAGTAACTGCGGCGACGGCGCGGCCTCGACGGCGAGGgcccgggggcggggggcggagGGGGTAGAGacggaggggaaaaaagaacgGAAAAAGCGGCCGGGACCCTGGGGAGAGGTTGGGGGGGATCGAAAGAGGGAGCTCGGAGAGCCCCCCGGGGCTGTCACGCCGTTTGGGAGCGCGGCCGAAAGCCGCGGTGGGCTCGGCGGCTTTaggtttatttttgtattaaaaataaaaaagaaaaaaaaaagaaaaaaataaaaaaaaaaaggtggggagaATAAAAAGCGAACGATCCCGCGCCACTCCTCGAGGTTTGCCAAACGCAAAAGGGAAAGGCGAAAATTTCCGCCCCTTTCGGACCTCTCCTCTGCCTCCGAACCGCGCCGGCTCCCGACCCTGGTGCGACTCCGACTCCAGCGACCGCGGCTTTTCCTTGGGGCAGCCCTCGGCACCGAtttgcctctttctttccccacaTTTTGTACCTTTCGCTTTCTGCCATGGGACTTTCTAACTAGCGAGAACTACAGCCCAACAGCGAACGGCTGAACACGCCGGCATCACCGGGTGCCGCTTATTTATTATCGGTTCCGTAGAGATTTTAAATCCTTGCTTTGAATTCTTGCTTTCCTAGcagttgtctttattttttttttctttattttatttttttttccttgtaaagtTATTTCggtatttggggaaaaaaaaaatctgtactcttttgatttcttttgtaaCACTGACTCTTCTTATTGTACCTTTGAACTGTGCAATATTGTACGAGGATTCTCAAAgcactgcttttatttgaatGGTGAGGAAAAGGGGTTTTGGCACTGTATAATTGCGTTCGTTCACGTTGTACAAAATACaattgaaacaaataaaaatgaaagagaaagaaagcgAAAAGAGAGGAGCAGGGCGTGGGAATCAGCATCAGCCCGGTTTGTACGAATAAACGAGGGAGATTCGGAGAGCTGGGCGCTTTAAGTGAAGGACAATCAACTTTAGggtaattttaatttatttgatatGATGTACAGTTTTCTTCTAAAGTCCATCGAGTCTGTGGATTTTCATAGGCAGAAATCCAGCGAGGAGTGGACACCTCTAGTCCCTCTCTGTCTTAGTGTCTGCTCACCTGTTGTCTGACAATTGTTTGCTGTCTTCCCAAGGGTTTGGGTTGGTCgctattcttttttatttttattttattgttattttttgaagttttagtttattttttccccttcggTTGTACTCCCTgccctcttgctttctgttagGGACCGctcctatttttaaaacagcctATATTGTTATAAACTGAATGTcgtggtggaaaaaaaatcaataaaaccCGTTccttatcatttttttattattactattattatttcaagCGTGGTTTcggagaaaacaaacaaacacaaagcgATCGCTGCCTGCAAGCGCTGCCGGCCTCCCGGAGACCCCCACCTCGGGCGGATTTTGGGGTGCAGATGGAGGGGgagccccgctcccggccctgCGAGCCGCCAGCCCCGACGTGCCCCAGGTCCCGGGGGGGGCGTTCCCCGGGCCGGAGCGGGGCCGTGCTGGGCCTCCCGGCCTCCGTCCGGCGGGCAGAGGCTGCTTTACACCCGGAGGCCACGTCGGGGATGGCTTTGGGGCCGGCCCGTGCGCCCCGTCCAGGAGCATCCCCTTCTTGTCGCCGTCccgtggcagggctggggggcggcgggggggtcCCTAGCGCCCTGCTCCCTCCAGCTCTGTCCAGCCGGGGCCGAGGCTcggcctcctgcccccagcacggTTATTCCCGGATAGGATCGCTCTCCCCTGCCCCGAGATTGGCCCGGCTGGACGTGTTTATAGCGCCCAGGGCAGCGGCTCGGGGcgaagaaatcaaaataaaaggcagcacTGCGAGAAGATAGTGCAGCGTTTTCTTTTCGTTTGGGATAAAAACCCTGGCAATGGGTcgtaaatggaaaataaacagaggTTCGGAGTCAAAATACGCTGCTCGCTGTGTCGCCTACAAACAGAGCGATGCCTTTGCTGTTTGCACCACTAACTTTGGGACAAGTCGCTTGcagctcattaaaaatattgttgcaATAGCAAATACATCTTGCCATTTTTACAGCGCGATAGCACGATGTTACCAAACGGcgaggaaagaaaaaactctcTTATTTGTGGTCAGTGCCCAGCAAACGACTCCGGACTGCCCCGGCCCCCCCTGTGCCCAGCTCGTTGCGAGCTCCggtccccccctcccctgcgCGGCTCCGCGCAGCGATGCGCTGGGGCAGGcgctttatttttaaaggaaataaatagaaataaaaacagaaataaaataatattaaaggCCAGTTTTTGTGCTTGTTTCTCCCGTTTTTCTGCCGAGCTGGCGGCGGAGAATAAGGTGTGAGAGCGCAAAAAAAGTTGGGcgcaggctgggggctgccggcggtcggggcagggggcagcgggggggcgACATCGGCTCCCCACAAGCCCGGGGCGGCATCGGCTCCCCAGCAGGGTCCTTTCCTTTTGGCAGAGCCCCGTGGGCTGCCTTGTGGGATCACTGCGGGAGAGCCCGCATCAAGTGCCCCGCTCGGGAGGATGGGGAGCGATCGCGTGGAGCGGCAGCAAAAGCGTCTTTAGAGtgacgaaaaaaaaaaaaaaaaaaaaaaagtgatgggCAGGGAGCTTGGTGCAATTGAAGGAAAGTTGCTTCGTTCCCCTAAGCTGTAGCAACTCGGCGGCCACTTGCGTTTGAGTGCCGCGACCTCGCCCTGCAAATCTGTGCCTTTGTTTGCAGCCGAGCGGGGCCGAGCACAGCGAGCCTGAGTGTTTGGGGTAGAAGCAcacatgtatttcttttatttggcGGTAAACAGAGGCTCGCTGTGTACAGCAAACAGCCGGGGGAAAGATATAAACTTCCCGGCCGTCAGGATTTGGGCATCCAGAAGCTTTTTTGCCTTGCCGCAGCAGGGACGGGCGGGCGCGgagccgccccgccgccgccgagcgCGTCCGGGAGGTCGGGATTCGGGTGCTTCGTGCCAAGGTTTGccgtttttttttccagctttccccCGGGGGAATCTCAAGCTGGGGAGCAATGGTTCTCCCTGCCGGCAGTTCAGGCCGGGGGGAAGACGCTGGGCCGCTCCCCGCTGCGAGGGAGCGATCCCCGCTTGGGAGCGGTGCTGGAGACGCGTGTTTGTCAAAACCCGCTGCAAGTGTCTCTGTAACAATCACTTTACTCGATCGACTCGGTATAGTGTGCTAACGGAA
This Oxyura jamaicensis isolate SHBP4307 breed ruddy duck chromosome 6, BPBGC_Ojam_1.0, whole genome shotgun sequence DNA region includes the following protein-coding sequences:
- the HMX3 gene encoding homeobox protein HMX3; translation: MPETGQEPPSAPPPPKESFYIKNLLNGDPPKAAPKQPRPLFAPSGKGAADGAGFALSQVGDLAFPRFDIPAPRFALSAHCLERAQTWWYPYALTPAGAHLPRTEAAEKSLLRDSSPASGTDRDSPEPLLKADVEHKELDSKSPDEIVLEESDSEEAKKEPGAEDWKKREESPEKKPCRKKKTRTVFSRSQVFQLESTFDMKRYLSSSERAGLAASLHLTETQVKIWFQNRRNKWKRQLAAELEAANLSHAAAQRIVRVPILYHENSGAEGGSAAASAPGTQPLLTFPHPVYYSHPVVTSVPLLRPV